The Setaria viridis chromosome 6, Setaria_viridis_v4.0, whole genome shotgun sequence genome includes the window AAGGTAGTTTCACATGAAGACCAAAGAAGAAGGAAGACAGTGACCTTGAGTAAGACCGAGCAAAAGGATTACTTAAAGAAAGGCCGTCCTGAACCCTCAGAAGTTTCCTCTGGCTGCTACTGAAGCTTCAATTCCCTGTGGCTTGCTACTGCAATTGCACCACTCATCAAGTTTGTTATTGCTAATGTGAAGTGGGCTCAGTCCACGTCTGGTGGACAGGTGAAGATTGTGATTTGTAGTTTCTTTCACCTGGTCTTAAAGCCTGGATCGACCTCGATTTTGTAATAGCTGTACGCCTGTAACTAGCTAATCTGACGTCCAAAAGTAGGGACCGATTTTTACACTTAGTCAAAACAAATCAACTCAACTAACCCATGAAACAATATCTCTAATAGTTAGTTATTTTCTCAGAGAATGCATGCATGTTCCTTGCCTACTTGGCTGCACTGCTTGTATGCTTGTGCTTCTTTGGTTCGGTTTGACTAGGCTCTGGCTCTAGATCCTGGACTCCTCCTATCTTTTGAACAGAGTAGGGACATTGCCCTTCTACTTTCTCTTAATCTATGTGGTTCTTAGAAATTTCTTAGAATGGAACAAGCAGAAGATGCAGCTTGTTACCCAACCTGGAGTCCTGGAGTATATCCTATAGTCTTTTACCGGCTGGGAAGACTAAATCACATTGAAATTAAAGTTAATTTCAAACTAAAAGCCGGAAGAAAAACTGAAGTAAAGTGCACTTCATTCTAATGTTAGTGCCAGGGGTTCGACTTTCTGGTAATTTCTCCATTTTTTCTAAGAAATACACCGATACTTACTAATTCCCACCTTTAAGCAAGTGAAATTTTATTTACCGGACAGCCATGGATGGAAAAGTTCGTCGTGCTAGCGATCTGATCGCACCAACACCAGCATCGATTGTTTGTATATGAAATAACATCTCTCTTTTTCTATCAAATATTATTTGAACTTTGAGAAAAGTTCGTATGGTATTTGAAAATTTTCTAATATAGTCCGATTACTGCATTTACAGTGACACCTTTAAACCATAGATGCTGGTAGGAGCAAGAGCAATACAATCGATGGTAAGAGGTTTCCAAACAAGGCAAATGCCTAAAACTACAAGAGCAAATGTTTACAGGGTGAATGGAGGAGAACCTAATAATCAATGCAGTCTAAGCGGCGGATCCGAACGTGGTGGTGGTGCCCGCCGTGAAAGTCTGCGACACCAGCTGATCGGAGTCGAGATGCGCGAAGGGGCTcaccgccggcgcggcgacgtCCTCGTCGCCCTCCAGCATCCGCACGACGCCGCTCATCGACGGCCTGTCCTCCGGCCGGTACTGCACGCACCACAGCGCCACCGAGCACATCCGCTCcactttcttcctcccctccttgccggcctcgccggcgagcgccCGCGCCGCCAGCACCTCCGTCTCCCCGCGCTccagccgccgccacgcccactGCGGGTACCAGCGCTCGTCGGCGCTCTCGTCCTTCGATTCGCCGTCGACGTAGTTCCTCCGCCTTCCCAGGATCTCGAACAGCAGCATCCCGTAGCTGTACACGTCACATTTGTGCGTCGCCGGCGCTGCCATCCacagctccggcgccgcgtACCCCGGCGTGCCCCGCCCACCACCGGTCATCGTCATGTGCGTCCTCTCCCGCTCGCACAGCCTCGCCAgcccgaagtcggcgacctttGGACGGAAGGCCTCGTCGAGGAGGACGTTGCCGGGCTTGATGTCGTAGTGGATGATCCGCCGCTCGCACTCGTCGTGGAGGTACCGGATCGCCTTCGCCGTGCCTACGGCGACGTCGTAGAGCTTGTCGAACCCGAgcttgtcgccgccgccggcgtcgtggaagaagaggtggcgGTCGAGCGAGCCGTTGGGCATGAACTCGTAGACGAGGGCCTTGAGGTCGGCGTCGAAGCAGAAGCCGTAGAGACGGACGAGGCTGACGTGCGACGTCCTCCCGATGGTGCCGATCTCCGCCATGAACTGCTCCTCGGCGCGCCGCCCCATCTCACTGCCGAGGACCTTCACGGCCACCGGAAGGCTGTCGTGATCCGGGAGCGGGATCTGGCCTCGGTACACCACGCcgaagccgccggcgccgagcttCTCGGCGTAGTTGCCGGTGAATTCCTGCAGCTGCAGCGAGCTGAACCTCAGTGGACGGTTCTTGACGACGTCCACGGCGCCatagctgctgctggtgctgctgtgCTTGACGCTAGCCATGGCAGCCGTGCCGCCGTTGCCGCTGGTTGGCAACGCCGCTGCCGTCCTCGTCTCCACCAAAGGCaggactggcggcggcggaaggccgCCGTACTTGCGCATCATGCGCAGCTTGCAGCACTTGTAGATGAGCACCGACACCACGATCACCACGATCCCGCCGATGATCACGGACACTGAAAGTTACAGAGGCCATGGTGCCAACAAGTCAACAAATAAGTTGTTAATTTCTCTGCGAAATTAAACTCTACTGATCAAGCATGCATGAACAATCCATGGATGAAGTAAATCTACCCGCTTACCGATGGCTATTGCGATGTCTCCACCTCTTGTTTCCGACGCCATATCCGATTGCTGAACTTGGCTAGCAGGCAATGAGATGACTCCCTGAACAAAGTTGATCAACCTTTTCACACTTGTTCTAGAAACCACAAAGTCAAACAAAATGACTTCAAGAACAAAACAATTGAATTTTCTAGGTGGAATATTCGTTTGATGAATACTAGTAGGTTAATAGACATACTTTCTTCTATGATAATTTCAAACCCAACAAAAAGCCATCACCATGCCCATCAAGTCCAAATCCTACTAGCCCTCCAaatcatatattattttttaactCCCATGCCATGCAAAACACATGAAAAAACACACATCATATCATGGCACAATAGCAAAATAGTAAAATCCCCTGCTCCCACTTCAAAATTTGAGCATTGATTACATACTACAAAAACAGGATGGCACTATGCCTCCAAACATTGAGGTTGCGACAACTGTCCATCCCATTTTGGCACGAGGAGCATATATCCTTGTCAACAGCGCTAACATTAATTGTGGTCCACGTCGACTATTTCAACCATATCTTTTCATTAGAAAGGCACTAATCCTCCATATAATAGTTACCAAAATATACATGATTTATTTTACCAACATTCATAACCAGATACTACTAGATAGCATAGCACAATCTTTGTAACCATAGTAAAAGAGATAAGTTTTTTCGACCGGTCTTTTTTATGGTGCAATTTATATGTGTCGTTTAGAACTGTGAAATCAGATTATTTCAAAATAGATGAACATATTGGCTCGGCGCTCGAATATGCCAAGCTTCCTAgacaatttttaaaaataaaatagactAGTATGTTACAAGCTCCGTAGCCAACTTTAGAAATAACACGGATAAATATATTGGTTCAGCGCCAAGGATTATGCCGAAATTTCCTAACCAACTTTAAAAAGAAAGCCCATGAATATATTGGCTCTACGCTAATGAGTAGTATGTCCGAAGCTGCCTAGCCTACTTTAAAAAGAAAACCAATTAAAAATATCAGCTGACGCTAATGAATACGTCGGAAGCTACTTTCTAGCTAGCTCTAAAATAAAAACGGATGGACATATTGACGAATAATACGATAGGACACCACACATGTAAAAGCTATTGCATACGAAACGTGCACAATGTGTTCATGACACTTAAACTTATCGGTTTGGCGCTAATAAGTATATCCTGATCAACTTTAAAAGGAAAATAGATAAACATATCTATTCATCACTATTTGAGGACCTCAGATCCTTTATGACTAAGATAAACATATTACCAAAAATGTGGAAGGATGCCACGCGCAAAAGCCATCGCGCGCGAAACTTGCATAGTGTGTGAGACGCACTTAAACCCACCGGGTGGTCTCCTCACTCGCTCCCACGGTAGCCCGTTCCCGTCCACCGGAAGTGCCGGACTTTCCCCACTCGCTCCCAACCCCTCCtgacctcctcttcttcttcggctTCGTCTCCCTCCAGACCAGAGTCCCACACGCTTCCCATTCCACTCTTCCCCTTCCGCGTgaacgcgccggcgccgcggatcCTGCCACCAGGAATGGAGGCGTGGCCGGACGACTTCCGGTGCCCCATCACGCTGGAGGTCATGACGGACCCCGTCATCCTCCCCTCCGGCCACACCTTCGAGCGCCGCAGCATCCAGCGCTGGCTCGACGGGGGGCACCTCACCTGCCCCGTCACCAACCTCCCGctgccgccctccccgccgctcaTCCCCAACCACGCGCTGCGCCGCCTCATAGCCACCGTCGCGCCTTCAGCGGTGGCCGCCCCCGTCCCATCGGAAGGGGGTGCGCAGGGGAGGCAAGAAGCGGCGGCGTCTGCGGCAGCGGTCCAGCCCTCGTCGCCCGTGCCGACGCTGCTGAGGCTGGCCAagtccggcgccgccgggcggaGGGAGGTACTGGAGTCCGGCAACGCGGCGGTGCTGCTGCGGCacgcggcggccggggacgaggcggcggctCGGGCGCTTCTGCTCCTCACCCTGGACGGCGACGACACGCGCGTCGGGCTCGTGGCGGACGGCGCCGTCGACGCGCTCTCCTCCGCggtgcgccgcggcggcgccgtcgccgcgctcgcgGCCACGGCGCTCACCAGCCTCGCCACCGTCGACGTCAACAAATGCACCATCGGGGCGCACCCCTTGGTCATCCCGGAGCTGGTGGGGCTCCTCCGCCGCGGAGGCCCGCGGGAGCGCCGCGAGGCGGCCACGGCCCTGTACGAGCTCTGCAAGCTGCCGGAGaaccgccgccgcgcggtgcGCGAGGGCGCGGCGCCCGCGCTCGCCACCttagccgccgccggctccgcccGCGCCGTCGAGGTGCTCGGCCTCCTCGCCAAGTGCCGCGAGGGGCGCCAGGAGCTGTGCAAGATCCCCGGCATCGTTGCCGTGCTCTCCGGCGTCGCCGGAAGCGGCAACTCCCGGGCAATCGAGCAGGCCTTGCTCGTCCTCAACTGGATTTGCTCGGAGAGCAACGAATTGGCATTGGAAGCAATAAAGCTGGGAGCTTTCCAGCTCTGTGAGACCCTGGTGAACGACGACAACTGCAAGATCGCCAAGAACGCGCTCGAATTGGCCCGGACGCTCGAGACAGCGTGAAGATTGGGGGCTGTCCGGAGATGAAATTTGTCATGATTTTGATTTGGCACCTGCTCGATTGGGTGTTGGCCTCACTGTACAGAGGTAGAAACAGCAAAGGTGAACCTTTTCATCTTCTTCTCTCGTTCTGTTCATTTCCCCTTCTGTTTTCATGTTGTAGCAGTGCCGAAAGGGGGACAGATCAGTAGAATTTAGTTTCTGTTCATATggttagaacaaaaaaaaaagaacatggtTCCTGGACTTATCAGCTTGAACTGCTTCCGTGTTTCGGAGAATCACCAGATCAGCAAATCTGAAATGttgttcacaaatctcaagtaTATGGTACATCTGATGATCTAGTGACAGTGAACATATACTTGAAGTGGGTTGATCGAGTGTGGTCgctactagtttttttttccttcttcctttgctGTGTTCCATAGTTTTACATTGTTACATGAGGAGAATTGGATTGTGTGTATCGcctatcatctccttgtgacTTTTTATAAGAAATGAAATTCCCCAGAAGTATATAGAGTCTGTGACTTCCTGTCT containing:
- the LOC117862223 gene encoding LEAF RUST 10 DISEASE-RESISTANCEUS RECEPTOR-LIKE PROTEIN KINASE-like 2.3, whose translation is MASETRGGDIAIAIVSVIIGGIVVIVVSVLIYKCCKLRMMRKYGGLPPPPVLPLVETRTAAALPTSGNGGTAAMASVKHSSTSSSYGAVDVVKNRPLRFSSLQLQEFTGNYAEKLGAGGFGVVYRGQIPLPDHDSLPVAVKVLGSEMGRRAEEQFMAEIGTIGRTSHVSLVRLYGFCFDADLKALVYEFMPNGSLDRHLFFHDAGGGDKLGFDKLYDVAVGTAKAIRYLHDECERRIIHYDIKPGNVLLDEAFRPKVADFGLARLCERERTHMTMTGGGRGTPGYAAPELWMAAPATHKCDVYSYGMLLFEILGRRRNYVDGESKDESADERWYPQWAWRRLERGETEVLAARALAGEAGKEGRKKVERMCSVALWCVQYRPEDRPSMSGVVRMLEGDEDVAAPAVSPFAHLDSDQLVSQTFTAGTTTTFGSAA
- the LOC117862224 gene encoding U-box domain-containing protein 8 is translated as MEAWPDDFRCPITLEVMTDPVILPSGHTFERRSIQRWLDGGHLTCPVTNLPLPPSPPLIPNHALRRLIATVAPSAVAAPVPSEGGAQGRQEAAASAAAVQPSSPVPTLLRLAKSGAAGRREVLESGNAAVLLRHAAAGDEAAARALLLLTLDGDDTRVGLVADGAVDALSSAVRRGGAVAALAATALTSLATVDVNKCTIGAHPLVIPELVGLLRRGGPRERREAATALYELCKLPENRRRAVREGAAPALATLAAAGSARAVEVLGLLAKCREGRQELCKIPGIVAVLSGVAGSGNSRAIEQALLVLNWICSESNELALEAIKLGAFQLCETLVNDDNCKIAKNALELARTLETA